A genomic segment from Lytechinus variegatus isolate NC3 chromosome 10, Lvar_3.0, whole genome shotgun sequence encodes:
- the LOC121423270 gene encoding uncharacterized protein LOC121423270, whose product MMASRYRGLCLIIFIPLVPYAKSRLYMSYSGNTAEVSLGTRAVFECSSSSQLSEDKLRTGRIEWGRNTRYSVSTQVIARWTNENGIAILVDNSDERYNIEGGILSNGRFRQFLTIQKVQRIDQTDSTGYYCALFNSSASMLVKSGYAPLTVKYPPAEHYPLCTATPNDITREVMLVCTSEKTTPDVTLQWYKDGQKVSDAHPTGYKMKSTHEAREDELRSEFECRLHYVDGADVEVRRSCTFSKPRVAILRMGEETPNEESTYHAFAVSNPPLTSDINCTLEASSDTSQRFDKEFPGYGVAAVGPVAPTDNGSTLVCQAKNVFGTEHAMMRVYTRNENQDRETTFPSTMMPGGQVLQTKIWPKELAIIPGCKNASFVCSYSLIMYSHIPAKVEIRWEHDDTITTETEDNVLFITNAEYEDFRETTVTCVASVVTDDPMINTVPERRSATIRIAKESSCGPNFVRSGSTKAQSHFGKEQCFVAAIVAVLGLVV is encoded by the coding sequence ATGATGGCTAGCAGATACAGAGGCTTgtgtttaattattttcatcccATTGGTCCCTTATGCCAAATCCAGACTTTATATGTCCTATAGCGGGAACACTGCTGAGGTTAGCCTTGGCACCCGTGCAGTGTTTGAATGTTCCTCGTCATCGCAACTCTCTGAAGACAAATTGCGAACCGGTCGGATTGAATGGGGCAGAAACACGAGATACTCGGTATCTACTCAAGTCATTGCACGGTGGACAAATGAGAATGGAATCGCGATCTTAGTCGATAACTCCGATGAACGATACAATATTGAAGGTGGAATCTTATCAAACGGACGTTTCAGACAATTTCTGACCATTCAAAAAGTTCAACGGATTGACCAGACTGATAGTACTGGGTATTATTGTGCTTTATTCAATTCTTCAGCGAGTATGTTGGTTAAATCTGGATATGCTCCATTGACCGTCAAATATCCTCCTGCAGAACATTATCCTCTTTGTACCGCGACACCAAATGACATCACCAGAGAAGTAATGCTTGTGTGTACATCTGAGAAAACTACTCCAGATGTAACTTTGCAATGGTATAAGGACGGACAGAAGGTGTCAGATGCCCATCCGACTGGTTACAAAATGAAATCGACCCATGAGGCCCGTGAAGATGAATTACGAAGCGAATTCGAATGCCGACTACATTACGTGGACGGAGCTGATGTTGAGGTTCGTCGATCCTGTACATTCAGTAAACCTCGAGTGGCTATTTTAAGGATGGGAGAGGAAACTCCAAATGAAGAAAGTACATATCATGCATTTGCTGTATCTAATCCACCTCTCACATCCGACATCAATTGCACACTGGAAGCATCTTCAGACACTTCTCAACGTTTCGATAAAGAGTTTCCTGGTTATGGGGTGGCAGCCGTTGGACCTGTAGCTCCCACTGATAATGGTAGCACACTGGTGTGTCAGGCCAAAAATGTTTTCGGAACTGAACATGCTATGATGAGGGTTTATACTAGAAATGAAAACCAGGACAGGGAAACCACTTTTCCGTCCACTATGATGCCAGGCGGTCAAGTTTTACAGACTAAAATTTGGCCCAAAGAACTTGCCATCATTCCGGGGTGTAAGAATGCTTCGTTCGTGTGTAGCTACAGCTTGATCATGTATTCGCACATTCCTGCCAAGGTAGAGATCAGATGGGAACATGATGATACTATTACTACTGAGACAGAAGATAATGTCCTTTTCATCACCAATGCAGAATATGAAGATTTCAGAGAGACAACAGTAACTTGCGTTGCTTCTGTGGTTACCGATGACCCAATGATCAATACGGTTCCTGAACGCAGATCTGCAACAATTCGAATTGCCAAAGAGAGTTCCTGCGGTCCAAATTTCGTACGGTCTGGCTCAACAAAAGCACAATCGCATTTCGGTAAGGAACAGTGTTTTGTCGCCGCCATTGTCGCTGTACTCGGATTAGTGGTGTAA